The following proteins are co-located in the Spirosoma montaniterrae genome:
- the carA gene encoding glutamine-hydrolyzing carbamoyl-phosphate synthase small subunit: protein MKHTQQPEALLVLQDGSVYRGLALGKKGTAGGEICFNTGMTGYQEIYTDPSYYGQVIINTTSHIGNYGVLHDAEQESSGVKIRGMVCNFFSNIHSRYTADGSLQDYFEQANIVGIHGIDTRQLVRYIRSKGVMNCIISSEILDPALLLAELQKVPDMEGLELSSEVSTKNAYEQGDPESALRVAVLDLGVKRSILSNFNERGVFTKVFPAKTPFAELAAWKPNGFFIANGPGDPAAMPYAVETVKQALDTDKPVFGICLGHQILSLASGISTYKMHNGHRGLNHPVKNLITGHCEITSQNHGFAVRAEEVRDHANVELTHVNLNDNTIEGIRRKDKPAFSVQYHPESSPGPHDSRYLFDQFVQMMKE, encoded by the coding sequence ATGAAACATACGCAACAGCCCGAAGCCCTGCTGGTTTTGCAGGATGGTTCAGTATATCGGGGCCTCGCCTTAGGTAAAAAAGGCACCGCCGGGGGCGAAATCTGCTTTAACACCGGCATGACCGGCTATCAGGAGATTTACACCGACCCGTCTTACTATGGTCAGGTCATCATCAACACCACGTCGCACATTGGCAACTATGGTGTATTGCACGATGCCGAGCAGGAATCGTCGGGCGTGAAAATCCGAGGGATGGTCTGCAATTTCTTCTCAAACATACATTCGCGCTATACCGCCGACGGGTCGTTGCAGGATTATTTTGAGCAAGCTAATATTGTCGGGATTCACGGCATCGACACCCGGCAGTTAGTACGTTACATTCGCTCGAAAGGAGTGATGAACTGCATCATTTCGTCGGAGATTTTAGATCCCGCCCTATTATTGGCCGAATTGCAGAAAGTGCCGGATATGGAAGGGCTGGAACTATCGTCAGAAGTAAGCACTAAGAACGCTTACGAACAGGGTGATCCTGAATCGGCCCTGCGCGTAGCCGTGCTGGATTTAGGCGTCAAACGCAGCATCCTGAGCAATTTCAACGAGCGGGGCGTATTTACGAAGGTATTCCCGGCCAAAACGCCATTTGCCGAGTTAGCCGCCTGGAAACCTAATGGCTTTTTTATTGCCAATGGCCCCGGCGACCCGGCAGCAATGCCCTACGCTGTTGAAACCGTGAAGCAGGCTTTAGATACTGACAAGCCAGTTTTCGGCATCTGTCTCGGCCACCAGATTTTGTCGCTCGCCAGTGGCATCTCGACCTACAAAATGCATAACGGCCACCGGGGGCTGAACCACCCGGTGAAGAATCTGATTACAGGACATTGCGAAATTACGTCGCAAAACCACGGTTTTGCCGTTCGGGCCGAAGAAGTGCGTGACCACGCTAACGTTGAACTGACCCACGTTAATCTGAACGACAACACCATTGAGGGCATCCGGCGCAAAGACAAACCTGCTTTTTCGGTGCAATACCATCCCGAATCGTCGCCCGGCCCACACGATTCGCGCTACCTGTTCGATCAGTTCGTACAGATGATGAAGGAGTAA
- a CDS encoding glycosyltransferase family 2 protein, whose product MFNDKKVIVVMPAYRAALTLERTYREIPFNIVDEVILVDDASPDNTVEVAKQLGIRHVIRHDRNKGYGGNQKTCYAKALELGGDIVVMLHPDYQYTPLLLTAMISIIGNGLYPVVFASRILGKGALKGGMPLYKYIANRFLTFTQNLLMNQKLSEYHTGYRAFSGEVLRSLDFTHNSDDFIFDNEMIAQIFYKGYEIAEVTCPTKYFEEASSINFKRSSIYGLGVLRTSVLYLFTKLGLMRWKILK is encoded by the coding sequence ATGTTTAATGATAAAAAAGTGATTGTGGTAATGCCCGCTTACCGGGCAGCCCTCACACTCGAGCGTACCTACCGCGAAATTCCGTTCAATATAGTTGACGAAGTAATCTTAGTTGACGACGCCAGCCCCGACAACACCGTAGAGGTAGCAAAACAACTGGGTATCAGACATGTTATTCGACATGACCGTAACAAAGGTTATGGCGGCAATCAGAAAACCTGTTACGCCAAAGCCCTCGAACTTGGGGGCGACATCGTGGTGATGCTCCACCCCGATTATCAGTACACGCCCCTGCTACTGACGGCCATGATTTCAATAATTGGCAACGGACTGTATCCGGTTGTGTTTGCCTCGCGTATATTGGGTAAAGGTGCGCTGAAAGGCGGGATGCCACTCTATAAATATATTGCCAACCGCTTTCTGACTTTCACACAGAATCTGCTTATGAATCAGAAACTGTCGGAGTATCACACTGGCTACCGGGCGTTTTCGGGCGAGGTGTTACGGAGTCTAGATTTTACACACAATTCCGATGACTTCATTTTCGACAATGAGATGATTGCACAGATTTTCTACAAAGGCTACGAAATTGCTGAAGTGACCTGCCCAACCAAATACTTTGAAGAAGCGTCGTCCATCAATTTCAAGCGCAGCAGCATTTACGGCTTAGGTGTATTGCGCACATCGGTGCTGTACTTGTTTACAAAGCTTGGGTTGATGCGCTGGAAAATTCTGAAGTAG
- a CDS encoding TerC/Alx family metal homeostasis membrane protein — protein MFTSETTFFLAFAAFVLVVMALDLGVFSRQKSHIVHFKEAATWSAIWVGLSIAFYFFLKNFGYLVHGITDFARLQEVHDRYAGHVGLIPGDFAASLQRFQDNMALEYITGYLVEYSLSADNIFVFILIFNSFGVRERYYKKILVWGILGAIVLRFVFIFLGSALIQRFDWILYLFGAFLVYTGISLFFQKDEDEKIEPSNHPVVRIASKYLNVYKRNVTDNFFVRRKTDQKLFVTPLFIIVIVVAFTDLVFAVDSIPAIFSITKDPYIVFFSNVFAIMGLRSMFFFLSNIISQFRFLKTGLAVLLTYIGAKMLAEHWLEEWGFKPVYSLYIIISILAVSILASYLIPEKKVA, from the coding sequence ATGTTCACCAGCGAAACTACGTTTTTTCTGGCCTTTGCGGCCTTCGTTCTTGTAGTAATGGCTCTCGATTTGGGCGTGTTTTCCCGTCAGAAAAGCCACATCGTTCACTTTAAAGAAGCCGCAACCTGGAGTGCTATCTGGGTAGGTTTGTCAATCGCTTTCTATTTTTTCCTGAAAAATTTTGGCTATCTCGTTCACGGCATTACCGACTTTGCCCGCCTGCAGGAAGTACACGACCGATATGCTGGACACGTTGGGTTGATTCCCGGCGATTTTGCAGCCAGTTTGCAACGATTTCAGGATAACATGGCCCTCGAATACATTACGGGCTATTTGGTCGAATACTCGCTGTCGGCTGATAATATCTTCGTGTTTATCCTGATTTTCAACTCTTTCGGTGTTCGGGAGCGATACTACAAGAAGATTCTTGTGTGGGGAATTCTGGGTGCCATTGTGCTCCGGTTTGTGTTTATTTTCTTAGGCTCGGCCCTGATTCAGCGGTTCGACTGGATTCTGTATTTGTTCGGGGCGTTTCTGGTTTACACAGGCATTTCCTTGTTTTTTCAGAAAGACGAAGACGAGAAAATCGAACCCAGTAATCATCCCGTGGTGCGCATTGCCAGTAAATACTTGAACGTTTATAAGCGCAATGTGACCGATAACTTCTTCGTTCGCCGAAAAACCGACCAGAAGTTGTTTGTTACGCCTTTGTTCATCATTGTTATCGTGGTGGCGTTTACGGATTTGGTCTTCGCTGTCGACTCCATTCCGGCCATTTTCTCGATCACCAAAGACCCGTACATCGTGTTTTTCTCGAACGTTTTTGCTATCATGGGGTTGCGGTCGATGTTCTTCTTCTTATCGAATATCATTAGCCAGTTCCGTTTTTTGAAAACAGGTTTAGCCGTATTGCTGACCTATATCGGCGCGAAAATGCTGGCCGAACACTGGCTCGAAGAATGGGGCTTCAAACCCGTATATTCACTCTATATCATCATTTCTATTCTGGCCGTTAGCATTCTGGCGTCGTACCTGATACCGGAAAAAAAAGTCGCCTGA
- the rpsD gene encoding 30S ribosomal protein S4, with protein sequence MARYTGPKAKISRKFGEPVMGPSKALQKKNYGPGMHGRGRKRKQSEYALQLMEKQKVKYTYGILERQFRALFHRAQVREGITGENLLKLCEARLDNTVYRLGIASSRRAARQLVSHKHIVVDGEVVNIPSYSLKPGQLIGVREKSKSLEAIASSLSARNTKRYNWVEWDTQQMAGKFISYPERDQIPENFNEQAIVELYSK encoded by the coding sequence ATGGCACGTTACACAGGGCCAAAAGCCAAAATTTCGCGCAAGTTCGGAGAGCCAGTTATGGGTCCGAGCAAAGCGTTACAGAAAAAGAATTACGGACCGGGTATGCACGGTCGGGGGCGCAAGCGGAAACAGTCTGAATACGCGCTCCAGTTGATGGAGAAACAGAAGGTAAAATATACCTACGGTATTCTGGAACGTCAGTTCCGCGCGCTGTTCCATCGCGCGCAGGTTCGTGAAGGTATCACGGGCGAAAACCTGCTCAAACTGTGCGAAGCACGTTTAGATAACACCGTTTATCGGTTGGGCATCGCGTCGTCGCGCCGGGCCGCTCGTCAGTTGGTATCACACAAGCACATTGTGGTTGATGGCGAAGTGGTAAACATTCCGTCATATTCGCTGAAGCCCGGTCAATTGATCGGCGTTCGGGAGAAGTCGAAGTCACTCGAAGCTATTGCGTCGAGCCTGTCGGCCCGGAATACCAAACGGTATAATTGGGTTGAGTGGGATACGCAACAAATGGCGGGCAAGTTTATCAGCTACCCTGAGCGCGACCAAATTCCGGAGAACTTCAACGAGCAGGCCATCGTCGAATTGTATTCGAAGTAA
- the rplQ gene encoding 50S ribosomal protein L17, whose amino-acid sequence MRHGKKDNHLSRTHSHRQAMLQNMAASLILHKRIETTVAKAKELRKFVEPLLTKAKDDTFQNRRVVFQTLHNNDTIKELFGTVADKIANRPGGYTRIIKLGNRAGDNADTCLIELVDFNETLIAVAAEKAAATTKTRRSRRGSGVRAAATTEAAPVVAAEAPAAEVIEETPVAEAPVETVEEASANETPAAPEASADDETKQS is encoded by the coding sequence ATGAGACACGGTAAGAAAGATAATCACCTCAGCCGGACGCACTCGCATCGCCAGGCCATGTTGCAGAACATGGCAGCGTCGCTGATTCTGCACAAGCGGATCGAAACAACGGTTGCAAAGGCGAAAGAACTCCGCAAATTTGTGGAACCGTTACTGACCAAGGCGAAGGACGATACGTTCCAGAATCGCCGGGTTGTGTTCCAGACGTTGCACAACAACGACACGATTAAAGAACTCTTCGGAACGGTAGCCGACAAGATCGCGAACCGTCCGGGTGGTTATACGCGCATCATCAAGCTGGGGAACCGGGCCGGTGACAATGCCGATACCTGCCTGATCGAACTGGTGGACTTTAACGAAACGCTGATCGCGGTTGCGGCTGAGAAAGCGGCTGCTACGACCAAAACGCGCCGGAGCCGCCGGGGTAGTGGAGTACGTGCTGCCGCTACAACCGAAGCTGCTCCTGTGGTGGCGGCTGAAGCACCTGCTGCCGAAGTTATTGAGGAGACTCCCGTTGCGGAAGCCCCTGTCGAAACGGTAGAAGAAGCATCTGCCAACGAAACGCCCGCTGCTCCTGAAGCATCGGCTGACGACGAAACGAAACAGAGCTAA
- a CDS encoding AAA domain-containing protein has protein sequence MTNPGSDILRTFRRRLTNLSSRNRSLLLTNLPIGQFLDLHETDFLLNKPSFTILADLIGRKAVVPVCDVLDARQERSNEVSRKLRRIDRTARFIEDERGTEDLYVGWPFVRGKFLDNTVVHGPLLFFPVELVQQGRHWKLAGRGDVGSFLNPTLLLAYQQFNSLTIPDDVFEKSTDDFDHDPLVFRTQLYEWLKTTPLELNFNQELFADKLQFFDKQNARSLDQLERTGELKLYPEAVLGIFPQAGSFLVPDYDALLTDDRLTMSDEWLPRNEDSSLIAHHSSLKERQILTPLPLDASQEATLRAVKAGQSLAVQGPPGTGKSQLIANLMADAAAAGKRVLLVCQKRAALDVVQERLRQVGMESFLALVHDFQDDRPALYAQIARQIEQIDAYRQQNNSLNAVLLERDFDTESRRIDAIVAELQTFKDALFDTSICGISAKELYLTSQPNAPTIDVSDTYTAFQLSNIDGITRRLSDYAAYRQRLGSEHPWTDRKRFDTLGPADLSKLTDAIATWAQTRQQTDAQTAALLGQSIALQRLMNWNFAASEVVTLLRLLDEPDANELWAVVLVLRANARHPALMIELEQLPKLSSAWDDALASPGPETSLQQSELLPFMSLLTDARAARGAWVRWQWWRLTNSGYRQLQQVAMLNALTTNEADLDTLAVRLEKRNQLNTLQPQVESLLSELPLPNVPASLRLIWRARKLLERIDTLPLLTTLPPSAWLSASSFQTVVTAVLNIAMDVAKQFDMSGQWLSGSQLERLWHNNSFADALYQSLTQDFDLLVEHDRIEASLTPVEMSIVQRLVAFRPDQWVTTFQNSLRLAWLNHIEQQKPELRAVSSLKMAQAEQMLQAGMAQKQRFSRDILLMKLREQTYRNLTFNRLNNVVTYRELLHQTTKKRTIWPVRKLVAAYADEVFKLVPCWLASPETVSAIFPLRNDLFDLVIFDEASQCFAEQGVPAMMRGKQVIVTGDNQQLRPSDLYQTRLGDVESGDDTPAELEVESLLELATQWFPQTSLTEHYRSRSLDLITFSNRHFYQNRLSLLPHYADINRHEPAIHYQYVGGVWQQNTNLTEAEAVLQLIDQLAVELPGRSIGVVTFNYPQQQLIQDLLLPSPPAPLPVRERGEPSGSTIPLSRTGRGARGEGIFVKNIENVQGDERDIIIFSVGYAPDERGRLTMQFGSLNARGGENRLNVAVTRARERVYVITSLWPDQLRTDTGNSAGVHLLKAYLQYALDVSEGRFRPLPAPITAGLTGSLLKDQLADKRPNWQPELPFADLTVKVEDTYQSLILTDDDTYYQQPPKQAHAYLPIALQSRGWPFQRVWSREFWRGKL, from the coding sequence ATGACTAATCCTGGTTCAGATATTCTCCGCACCTTCCGCCGTCGGCTTACGAATCTGAGCAGCCGTAATCGGTCGTTGCTTCTGACTAATTTGCCGATTGGTCAGTTCTTGGATCTGCACGAAACCGATTTTCTGCTTAACAAGCCGTCGTTCACTATACTTGCCGATCTGATTGGGCGTAAAGCAGTAGTGCCGGTTTGCGATGTTCTCGACGCCCGGCAGGAACGCAGTAATGAAGTCAGCCGTAAACTCCGGCGCATTGACCGCACGGCACGGTTTATTGAAGACGAGCGCGGCACCGAAGACCTGTATGTAGGATGGCCGTTTGTGCGGGGAAAATTTCTCGATAATACGGTCGTACACGGGCCACTGCTGTTCTTTCCGGTCGAATTGGTACAACAGGGCAGGCACTGGAAACTCGCAGGCCGGGGTGATGTGGGTTCATTTCTGAATCCGACCCTGCTGCTGGCCTACCAACAGTTCAACAGCCTGACAATTCCCGACGATGTTTTCGAAAAATCGACCGATGATTTCGACCACGATCCGCTCGTATTCCGAACGCAGTTGTACGAATGGTTGAAAACGACCCCGCTCGAACTGAATTTCAATCAGGAATTATTTGCCGACAAACTTCAATTTTTCGACAAACAAAACGCCAGAAGCTTAGACCAGCTCGAACGCACTGGTGAGTTAAAACTTTATCCTGAAGCCGTGCTGGGCATTTTTCCCCAAGCCGGGTCGTTTTTAGTTCCTGATTATGACGCGCTATTGACCGATGACCGATTAACGATGAGTGATGAGTGGCTACCCCGAAATGAAGACTCATCGCTCATCGCTCATCACTCATCACTTAAAGAGAGACAGATTCTCACGCCCCTCCCCCTCGATGCATCACAGGAAGCAACTTTGCGGGCAGTGAAGGCGGGGCAGTCGCTGGCGGTGCAGGGGCCACCCGGTACAGGTAAGTCACAACTGATTGCCAACCTCATGGCCGATGCAGCCGCTGCGGGCAAGCGCGTGCTGCTGGTATGTCAGAAACGGGCCGCACTCGACGTGGTGCAGGAACGGCTACGGCAGGTTGGCATGGAATCGTTTCTGGCACTCGTTCACGATTTTCAGGACGACCGCCCGGCTTTGTACGCGCAAATTGCCCGGCAAATTGAGCAGATAGACGCTTACCGGCAACAAAACAACAGTCTGAACGCCGTACTGCTCGAACGTGATTTTGATACCGAAAGCCGCCGAATCGATGCTATAGTAGCCGAACTTCAGACGTTCAAAGACGCGCTGTTCGACACAAGTATCTGTGGCATATCGGCCAAAGAGCTGTATCTGACCAGCCAGCCCAACGCCCCAACTATTGACGTTTCGGACACCTATACCGCTTTTCAACTGTCGAACATCGACGGCATTACCCGCCGGTTGAGCGACTACGCAGCTTACCGACAGCGGCTCGGCTCCGAACACCCGTGGACCGACCGGAAGCGGTTCGATACGCTCGGCCCGGCTGATTTGTCTAAGCTAACAGACGCCATTGCGACCTGGGCCCAAACGCGCCAGCAGACCGATGCTCAAACCGCTGCCCTACTGGGGCAGTCAATCGCGCTTCAGAGGTTAATGAACTGGAATTTTGCCGCCAGCGAAGTAGTAACTCTGCTCCGATTGCTGGACGAACCCGATGCCAACGAACTCTGGGCGGTGGTGCTGGTTTTGCGGGCCAATGCACGGCACCCGGCTCTGATGATTGAGCTGGAACAGCTACCCAAACTATCGTCTGCGTGGGACGATGCGTTAGCCTCGCCCGGTCCCGAAACGTCGTTACAGCAGTCCGAATTGTTGCCATTCATGAGCCTGCTTACCGATGCGCGGGCGGCTCGTGGGGCGTGGGTGCGCTGGCAGTGGTGGCGGCTAACTAATTCGGGCTATCGGCAACTACAACAGGTGGCTATGCTGAATGCGTTGACCACCAATGAAGCCGATCTTGATACGCTGGCTGTTCGGCTCGAAAAGCGAAATCAGCTCAATACGCTGCAACCGCAAGTAGAATCGTTATTGAGCGAATTGCCCCTGCCCAACGTTCCGGCGAGTTTACGGCTGATTTGGCGGGCGCGGAAACTGCTCGAACGCATTGATACGCTGCCTCTACTTACAACCTTGCCCCCGTCGGCGTGGCTGTCGGCAAGCTCGTTTCAGACGGTAGTTACGGCAGTGCTGAATATTGCAATGGATGTAGCCAAGCAATTCGACATGTCTGGTCAATGGCTATCGGGCAGTCAGTTAGAGCGGCTTTGGCACAATAATAGTTTTGCTGATGCCTTGTATCAGTCGTTGACGCAGGATTTTGACTTGCTGGTTGAACACGACCGCATCGAAGCCAGCCTGACTCCTGTTGAGATGAGCATAGTACAACGGCTGGTAGCTTTTCGTCCCGACCAATGGGTGACTACGTTTCAGAACTCACTTCGGCTGGCCTGGCTTAATCATATCGAGCAGCAGAAACCCGAACTGCGGGCGGTCTCATCGCTGAAAATGGCACAGGCAGAACAGATGTTGCAGGCGGGTATGGCCCAAAAACAGCGTTTCAGCCGCGATATTTTGCTTATGAAACTCCGCGAGCAAACATACCGGAACCTGACGTTCAATCGCCTGAACAACGTTGTAACGTACCGCGAGCTGCTGCATCAAACTACCAAAAAGCGTACTATCTGGCCCGTTCGCAAACTTGTAGCCGCTTATGCCGACGAAGTGTTTAAGCTCGTGCCATGCTGGCTGGCTTCGCCCGAAACGGTGTCGGCCATTTTCCCGCTCCGCAACGACCTGTTCGATCTGGTTATTTTCGATGAAGCGTCGCAGTGTTTTGCCGAGCAGGGTGTTCCGGCCATGATGCGGGGCAAACAGGTGATTGTAACGGGCGATAACCAGCAGCTTCGGCCCAGCGATCTGTATCAAACCCGCTTAGGCGATGTCGAATCGGGCGACGATACGCCCGCCGAACTGGAAGTAGAATCGCTGCTCGAACTGGCTACCCAATGGTTTCCGCAAACCTCGCTGACCGAACATTACCGCAGCCGCTCACTTGATCTGATTACGTTCTCGAATCGCCATTTTTACCAAAATCGGTTGTCGCTCCTCCCCCACTATGCCGACATCAACCGGCACGAACCCGCCATTCACTACCAATACGTGGGCGGAGTTTGGCAGCAAAATACGAATCTAACGGAGGCAGAAGCCGTTTTACAATTGATCGATCAGCTTGCCGTTGAGTTGCCAGGACGCTCTATCGGCGTGGTCACGTTCAACTATCCACAACAGCAGTTGATTCAGGACTTGCTATTGCCCTCACCCCCGGCCCCTCTCCCAGTACGGGAGAGGGGTGAACCATCCGGGAGCACTATTCCCCTCTCCCGTACTGGGAGAGGGGCCAGGGGTGAGGGTATTTTCGTCAAAAACATTGAAAACGTGCAGGGCGACGAGCGCGACATCATCATTTTCTCGGTTGGCTACGCGCCTGATGAACGCGGTCGGCTGACGATGCAGTTCGGGAGCTTAAACGCACGCGGTGGCGAGAATCGCCTGAATGTGGCTGTGACCCGCGCCCGCGAACGGGTATACGTTATCACCAGTCTTTGGCCCGATCAACTACGCACCGATACAGGTAACAGTGCCGGAGTACATCTGCTGAAAGCGTACCTGCAATACGCCCTCGATGTATCGGAAGGTCGTTTTCGTCCCTTACCCGCCCCTATTACGGCAGGGCTAACTGGCTCGTTGCTGAAAGATCAATTAGCCGATAAACGCCCTAACTGGCAGCCCGAACTGCCTTTTGCCGATTTGACGGTAAAAGTTGAAGACACGTATCAATCGCTAATTCTGACCGACGACGATACATACTACCAGCAACCGCCGAAGCAAGCGCATGCTTATTTACCTATCGCCCTACAAAGCCGGGGATGGCCCTTTCAGCGCGTCTGGAGCCGGGAATTCTGGCGAGGAAAGTTATAA
- a CDS encoding DNA-directed RNA polymerase subunit alpha, whose protein sequence is MSILAFQMPDKVVVEKADDFHGVFEFKPLEKGYGVTIGNALRRILLSSLEGYTITSVKFPGVLHEFSSIEGVVEDVTEIILNLKMVRFKKINDVVDNKITVNIKKQSVLKAGDISKFSPSFEVLNPELEICHIDDTRDLEMEIFVEKGRGYVPADEPRANELPFGHIPIDAIYTPIKNVKYSVENTRVEQKTDYERLLLDIETDGSIHPEEALKGAAHILIQHFMLFSDQTMTFETTKPEEENVVDEEVLHMRKLLKTSLADLDLSVRAYNCLKSADVRTLGDLVRLEISDMMKFRNFGKKSLTELEQLVAEKNLTFGMDVAKYRLDED, encoded by the coding sequence ATGTCCATCTTAGCGTTCCAAATGCCCGACAAAGTCGTCGTAGAAAAAGCCGACGATTTTCACGGGGTGTTTGAATTCAAGCCTCTTGAAAAAGGATACGGTGTGACCATTGGCAATGCGCTCCGGCGCATTCTGCTGTCATCGCTGGAAGGCTACACCATTACGAGCGTAAAATTTCCTGGCGTGTTGCACGAGTTTTCCTCAATTGAGGGCGTTGTTGAAGACGTGACGGAGATCATTCTGAACCTGAAAATGGTTCGTTTCAAGAAGATCAACGACGTTGTTGACAACAAAATTACGGTTAACATCAAGAAGCAGTCGGTACTGAAAGCAGGTGATATATCCAAGTTCTCACCCTCGTTTGAAGTGCTGAATCCTGAACTGGAAATCTGCCATATTGACGATACACGCGACCTGGAAATGGAAATCTTCGTGGAAAAAGGACGCGGATATGTACCCGCCGACGAACCACGGGCCAACGAATTACCCTTCGGTCATATTCCTATCGACGCTATTTACACGCCTATCAAGAACGTGAAATACAGCGTTGAAAACACGCGCGTTGAGCAGAAAACTGACTACGAGCGGTTGTTGTTAGACATCGAGACCGATGGTTCGATTCATCCGGAAGAAGCACTGAAAGGTGCTGCTCATATCCTGATTCAGCACTTTATGCTGTTCTCGGATCAAACGATGACTTTCGAGACGACCAAGCCGGAAGAAGAAAATGTGGTTGATGAAGAAGTGCTGCACATGCGGAAACTTTTGAAAACCTCGCTGGCTGATCTGGACTTGTCGGTACGGGCCTACAACTGCCTGAAATCGGCTGACGTGCGCACGCTCGGCGATTTGGTTCGGCTGGAGATTTCAGACATGATGAAGTTCCGTAACTTCGGTAAGAAATCATTGACGGAGCTTGAGCAATTAGTTGCTGAAAAGAACCTGACGTTCGGTATGGACGTCGCCAAGTACAGATTAGACGAAGACTAA
- a CDS encoding type III polyketide synthase — translation MNSRPSAYVNSIGTAVPVYSKTQQKAAEFMADVLQLDERDSRRLMALYRQTRIDKRHTVLADYVRPKGDYTFYANTPGMEPFPTVSQRMGVYRQEAVPLALDAIRDCFANYADLDPQTITHLITVSCTGLYAPGPDIEIIEALGLPTTTQRLAINFMGCYGAFNGLKTADAIVRADADAKVLVVCVELCTIHFQKKTETDHLLSNALFADGSAAVVVESRPRPEQAFRLRSFYCDLLPEGKHAMAWHVSDFGFEMTLTAEVPTFIQQGIGQLMERLLDQCNLTLDGIGHYALHPGGRRILEVIEQQLGITTYDNRHAYNILRQYGNMSSATVLFVLKDVWNSLRPDPLAIETTPDTSARNASVPGNILSCAFGPGLTLESMVLEIVTVDANYATSEFSSASTQAL, via the coding sequence ATGAATAGTCGCCCCAGTGCTTACGTCAACAGTATCGGAACTGCCGTACCCGTTTATTCAAAAACCCAGCAGAAAGCGGCTGAATTCATGGCCGACGTGTTGCAGCTCGATGAGCGTGATAGCCGCCGGTTGATGGCTCTTTACCGCCAAACCCGTATCGATAAGCGGCATACGGTGCTGGCCGATTACGTTCGGCCAAAAGGAGATTATACTTTCTACGCGAATACGCCGGGTATGGAACCATTCCCGACGGTGAGTCAGCGGATGGGCGTATACCGGCAGGAGGCTGTGCCCCTTGCCCTTGACGCTATTCGCGATTGTTTCGCCAATTACGCTGACCTCGACCCCCAGACGATTACGCATCTGATTACCGTGAGTTGTACCGGGCTATACGCGCCGGGGCCAGACATCGAGATCATCGAAGCACTCGGTCTGCCCACTACAACACAGCGGTTGGCTATTAATTTCATGGGTTGCTATGGCGCATTTAATGGCCTGAAAACTGCCGACGCCATCGTGCGGGCCGATGCTGATGCCAAAGTGCTGGTCGTGTGCGTTGAGCTTTGCACGATTCATTTCCAGAAAAAAACCGAAACCGATCACCTGTTATCGAACGCGCTTTTTGCCGACGGTTCGGCGGCAGTAGTGGTCGAAAGCCGCCCCCGGCCCGAACAGGCGTTTCGGTTACGGTCGTTCTATTGCGACCTGTTACCCGAAGGCAAACACGCTATGGCCTGGCACGTCAGCGATTTTGGCTTCGAGATGACGCTCACTGCCGAGGTGCCCACGTTTATCCAACAGGGCATTGGTCAGTTGATGGAACGTTTGCTTGACCAGTGTAATCTCACGCTCGATGGCATCGGGCATTATGCCCTACACCCCGGCGGTCGGCGGATTCTGGAAGTTATTGAACAGCAATTAGGCATAACAACATACGACAATCGTCATGCTTACAACATATTGCGACAGTATGGCAACATGTCGTCGGCTACGGTGCTGTTTGTGCTAAAAGACGTGTGGAACAGCCTACGACCTGATCCGCTGGCGATAGAAACAACTCCAGACACATCGGCCCGGAACGCGTCAGTACCGGGAAATATTTTGAGTTGCGCGTTTGGGCCGGGCCTAACGCTCGAATCGATGGTGCTGGAAATTGTTACGGTCGACGCTAACTACGCTACTTCAGAATTTTCCAGCGCATCAACCCAAGCTTTGTAA